A genome region from Deltaproteobacteria bacterium HGW-Deltaproteobacteria-2 includes the following:
- the modB gene encoding molybdate ABC transporter permease subunit: protein MDYLALYVTLKLALVTTIFLMVIAAPVAYALAYYRFAGKSFLEALIYLPMALPPTVIGFYLIIVMGPKGFVGKAWGMLTGGSLLFTFIGITIASIIYSIPFAVQPMKAAFSKIDRRLLEAAYVLGLSKKAAFFRVIIPNSISGIAAAAVLVFLHSIGAFGVLLMVGGSIPGETKVASIAIYEAVEMMDYRAAGLIALSFIPISYAFLLLINKLNERSSA, encoded by the coding sequence ATGGATTATCTGGCGCTTTATGTGACATTAAAACTGGCATTGGTGACGACCATTTTTTTGATGGTCATCGCTGCGCCTGTCGCGTACGCGCTGGCTTATTACCGTTTCGCTGGGAAATCTTTTCTGGAAGCTCTTATTTATCTGCCGATGGCTCTGCCTCCCACAGTGATCGGTTTTTACCTGATCATCGTCATGGGACCGAAGGGTTTTGTGGGTAAAGCATGGGGGATGCTTACCGGCGGATCTCTTCTTTTTACTTTTATCGGGATAACGATTGCCTCCATTATTTACTCGATTCCCTTTGCTGTTCAGCCGATGAAAGCGGCCTTTTCGAAGATAGACCGCCGGTTGCTGGAGGCCGCCTACGTGCTCGGCTTATCCAAAAAAGCGGCATTTTTTCGGGTGATTATTCCGAACTCCATAAGCGGCATTGCCGCTGCCGCGGTTTTAGTTTTCCTGCATTCGATTGGAGCGTTTGGTGTTTTGCTGATGGTCGGAGGCAGTATTCCGGGAGAAACAAAAGTAGCTTCCATCGCGATTTACGAAGCCGTGGAAATGATGGATTATCGGGCGGCAGGGCTGATCGCGCTGAGCTTTATTCCGATCAGTTATGCCTTTTTATTATTGATCAATAAACTTAACGAGAGATCCAGCGCATGA
- the modA gene encoding molybdate ABC transporter substrate-binding protein, which yields MKKIRIVAVFILIILMSSVSAFAEEKISIAVAANFISAFKEMAADFEAKTKIKVEGTFSSTGNLYSQITNGAPYDLFLSADEERPAKLYKDGAGGTPFIYAKGQAILWSANKDFCKAKTWQDALKNEKVKKLAIANTQTAPYGAAAKKALEKVGMWDALQTRLVNAQDIAQSFQYASTSAVDAGFCAMSATASAEGKKGCFYVINEAPEIIQSACLLKRTSNRVAVEKFMEYLSSTAAKEIKVKYGYR from the coding sequence ATGAAAAAAATTCGTATTGTTGCTGTATTTATTCTAATTATTTTAATGAGTTCTGTTTCTGCTTTTGCGGAGGAAAAAATTTCCATCGCGGTAGCGGCAAATTTTATTTCAGCCTTCAAAGAAATGGCGGCTGACTTTGAGGCGAAAACAAAAATTAAAGTTGAAGGAACTTTTTCCTCTACGGGAAATCTGTACAGCCAGATAACAAACGGCGCGCCTTATGATTTGTTTTTGTCTGCCGATGAGGAAAGGCCTGCCAAACTTTACAAAGATGGTGCGGGGGGAACGCCTTTTATTTATGCCAAAGGACAGGCTATTCTTTGGTCAGCCAATAAGGATTTCTGCAAGGCAAAAACCTGGCAGGATGCTTTAAAGAATGAAAAGGTAAAAAAGCTGGCGATTGCCAATACTCAGACGGCGCCTTACGGTGCCGCCGCTAAAAAAGCATTGGAAAAAGTAGGCATGTGGGATGCTCTGCAAACCAGGTTAGTCAATGCGCAGGATATTGCACAATCATTTCAGTATGCGTCAACATCGGCAGTTGATGCCGGATTCTGCGCGATGTCGGCTACAGCCAGTGCTGAAGGTAAAAAAGGCTGTTTCTACGTTATCAATGAAGCGCCGGAAATTATTCAGTCGGCTTGTCTGTTGAAAAGAACATCAAATCGCGTCGCTGTGGAGAAGTTCATGGAATATCTAAGCTCTACCGCCGCAAAAGAAATAAAAGTTAAGTACGGTTATCGTTAA
- a CDS encoding CopG family transcriptional regulator, which translates to MRSVLSVSLPKKLATDLDVLSKETGRNKSDIVKESLAEFLWENRFRRMKKRLSNKAKAAGFVTDDDVFKAIS; encoded by the coding sequence ATGAGAAGCGTTTTATCCGTCAGTTTACCCAAGAAACTGGCTACAGACCTTGATGTCCTTTCCAAAGAAACAGGAAGAAATAAAAGCGATATCGTCAAAGAGTCTCTTGCAGAATTTCTATGGGAGAACAGATTTCGTCGCATGAAAAAACGTCTGAGCAATAAAGCCAAGGCAGCTGGTTTTGTTACAGATGATGATGTTTTCAAGGCCATATCGTGA
- a CDS encoding putative toxin-antitoxin system toxin component, PIN family: MVKVVFDTNILIAAFLTEGLCSGLLIRARKHDFDLILSDDILREFKGILTKKFKISSSDISEITDIITETASEILHKVSSAPRICRDPDDDMIIACAVDASADYIVTGDEDLLTLKKFKNIIILNPRNFETLFA, from the coding sequence ATCGTGAAGGTAGTATTTGATACAAATATTCTGATAGCGGCTTTTCTGACGGAGGGTCTTTGTTCCGGTCTTTTAATCCGCGCTCGCAAACATGACTTCGATTTGATTCTCTCTGATGATATTCTCCGGGAATTTAAAGGCATCCTGACAAAAAAATTTAAAATTTCATCTTCTGACATTTCCGAAATTACAGACATTATTACGGAAACCGCTTCAGAAATACTTCACAAAGTTAGTTCGGCCCCTCGTATTTGCCGAGATCCCGATGATGACATGATAATTGCCTGTGCCGTCGATGCATCTGCCGATTATATAGTCACGGGCGATGAAGATCTGTTGACGCTGAAGAAATTCAAGAACATTATAATTCTAAATCCCCGAAATTTTGAAACCCTCTTTGCGTAG